One window from the genome of Haladaptatus paucihalophilus DX253 encodes:
- the hmgA gene encoding hydroxymethylglutaryl-CoA reductase (NADPH): MTDADDLAEQVLAGDLRLYELEDHADHDTAAAARRKLLESETDATLDTVGQYAFPAEDAETAIENMVGTIQVPLGVAGPVAVSGGSADGEYYLPLATTEGALLASVNRGCSVIDSAGGADARVTKQGMTRAPVFRVQGITEAEEVVNWVRDNRDALAETAESTTNHGELLDVTTYVVGDSVFLRFVYDTKDAMGMNMATIATREAASLVEEETPASLVALSGNLCSDKKPAAINAVEGRGRSVTADVKIPREVVEERLHTTPEAIEEANTRKNLVGSAKAGALGFNAHAANVVAAAFLATGQDAAQVVEGSNAITTVEAREDELYASVSIASLEVGTVGGGTKLPTQAEALDVLGLRGGGDPAGSNADALAEIITVGALAGELSLLAALASRHLSSAHEELGR, encoded by the coding sequence ATGACCGATGCAGACGACCTCGCAGAGCAGGTACTGGCGGGCGACCTGCGCCTATACGAACTCGAAGACCACGCGGACCACGATACGGCGGCGGCGGCACGCCGGAAACTCCTCGAATCGGAAACGGATGCGACGCTCGATACCGTCGGGCAGTACGCCTTCCCGGCCGAGGACGCCGAGACTGCCATCGAAAACATGGTCGGGACCATTCAGGTTCCGCTCGGCGTGGCCGGGCCGGTCGCCGTCAGCGGCGGGTCGGCCGACGGCGAGTACTACCTCCCGCTCGCCACGACGGAGGGGGCACTCCTCGCCAGCGTCAACCGTGGCTGTTCCGTCATCGATTCCGCGGGTGGGGCGGACGCACGGGTGACGAAACAGGGGATGACCCGCGCACCCGTCTTCCGCGTGCAGGGAATCACGGAGGCCGAGGAGGTCGTGAACTGGGTTCGAGACAACCGTGACGCGCTCGCCGAGACCGCCGAATCCACGACCAACCACGGGGAACTGCTGGACGTGACGACCTACGTCGTCGGCGACTCCGTGTTCCTGCGGTTCGTCTACGACACCAAGGACGCGATGGGGATGAACATGGCGACCATCGCCACCCGCGAAGCGGCCTCGCTCGTGGAGGAAGAGACGCCCGCGAGTCTCGTCGCGCTGTCGGGGAACCTCTGTTCCGACAAGAAACCGGCCGCCATCAACGCGGTCGAGGGCCGCGGCCGGAGCGTCACAGCCGACGTGAAGATTCCGCGCGAGGTCGTCGAGGAGCGACTCCACACCACCCCGGAAGCCATCGAGGAGGCGAACACGCGAAAGAACCTCGTCGGCAGCGCGAAGGCCGGGGCACTCGGGTTCAACGCCCACGCGGCGAACGTCGTCGCCGCCGCCTTCCTCGCGACCGGACAGGACGCCGCGCAAGTGGTCGAGGGGAGCAACGCCATCACGACCGTCGAAGCCCGCGAAGACGAACTGTACGCCAGCGTCAGCATCGCCAGCCTCGAAGTCGGCACCGTCGGCGGCGGCACGAAGCTGCCCACGCAAGCGGAAGCGCTCGACGTGCTGGGACTCCGCGGCGGCGGCGACCCCGCCGGGAGCAACGCCGACGCGCTCGCGGAGATAATCACGGTCGGCGCGCTGGCGGGCGAACTCTCCCTCCTCGCCGCCCTCGCGTCCCGGCACCTTTCCAGCGCGCACGAGGAACTGGGGCGGTAA
- a CDS encoding J domain-containing protein, with product MHRSRLLLGIAAIFAGITVSMVSLGFAYNLVLVIFAVPFAITTGILWYHATGRLAKKVEREAYRESSRGFGPSPGAAREQARRQASERGRWQAAGRQEATGQGRGRTGGRAAGGRTTVNGSSGPSPTEAYRILGVDADADEDAVRQAYREKVKRVHPDRADGNEEAFKRVNRAYERVRNDR from the coding sequence GTGCACAGGTCGCGTCTCTTGCTCGGCATTGCCGCCATCTTCGCCGGGATTACCGTTTCGATGGTTTCGTTGGGATTCGCGTACAACCTGGTTCTCGTCATCTTCGCCGTCCCGTTCGCCATCACGACCGGCATCCTCTGGTATCACGCTACGGGGCGACTCGCCAAGAAGGTCGAGCGGGAGGCGTACCGAGAATCGAGCCGCGGCTTCGGACCGTCTCCGGGTGCGGCACGCGAGCAGGCGCGACGGCAAGCGAGCGAGCGAGGGCGCTGGCAAGCCGCGGGACGACAGGAAGCGACCGGACAGGGCCGCGGACGAACCGGCGGTCGAGCGGCAGGCGGGCGCACTACCGTCAATGGGTCGTCCGGTCCGAGTCCGACGGAAGCCTACCGAATCCTCGGCGTCGATGCGGACGCCGACGAGGATGCGGTCCGGCAGGCGTACCGCGAGAAGGTAAAGCGCGTCCATCCCGACCGGGCGGACGGGAACGAGGAGGCGTTCAAGCGTGTCAACCGGGCGTACGAACGGGTTCGGAACGACCGCTGA
- a CDS encoding GNAT family N-acetyltransferase yields MEIRPATVDDVDDIRRIVRSAWDHTYGFLSEREQEVAFEEWYGSDRLETQLNDDDAIFLVSAADSEPVGFAYATTDIDPERVGESEIRSIYVDPDEWRTGVGSDLLTAIEDRVSDRGFTQLSAPIFTENERGRAFFEANGFERIEERVVDLFTGGTYDAIVYYHQFSK; encoded by the coding sequence ATGGAAATCAGACCGGCGACGGTAGACGACGTGGACGACATCCGTCGTATCGTTCGTTCGGCGTGGGACCACACCTACGGCTTCCTCTCCGAACGGGAACAGGAGGTCGCGTTCGAAGAGTGGTACGGTTCCGACAGACTCGAAACGCAACTCAACGACGACGATGCGATATTCCTCGTTTCCGCCGCGGATAGTGAACCGGTCGGGTTCGCGTACGCCACCACCGACATCGACCCCGAACGCGTCGGGGAAAGCGAGATACGGAGTATCTACGTCGACCCCGACGAGTGGCGAACGGGCGTGGGAAGCGACCTCCTCACCGCGATAGAGGACCGCGTGAGCGACCGCGGGTTCACGCAGTTGTCGGCCCCCATCTTCACCGAGAACGAACGCGGACGCGCGTTCTTCGAGGCCAACGGGTTCGAACGAATCGAGGAGCGCGTCGTCGACCTGTTCACCGGCGGCACGTACGATGCAATCGTCTACTACCACCAGTTCTCGAAGTGA
- a CDS encoding BGTF surface domain-containing protein gives MRVSRAVSLLAVTVLLCSLAVGPILSVGASSQSANFSSDTPSDNRGDVIPITVHASKSATVNIWSPGHGFWVQINVTGGTTTLDLNTYRADDPTEVVSLEKGGIKGSPKVAPAAGPLQPGVYNMNVTVNGVTQDISSFTVEKRSTGNMRTFVLPAATDVSTFETPKELFKAASPAENGTVAEGDKLVLALNASGLSGFLKKSMLDGSDENVSIRFRETNAERNTVPNEFDGDTATRLVMDDENDVLYLVVDTDDHGIEAGDRYEATFEIGEENALVSKPERATTNVSVEKRRVSLDYSGDVLIVGKHPTIGGTTNLAPGTTVNVTAYKEGSGSFFQPKTPTVTQDRTFGATFDFGGVEPGTSFYVELRDQDTTVPAVVASAQPPTTTTTTTTTTTTTTNTTTTTTTTTTTTTTATNATTTTTMSLPSVVTEQTITAQSVSEGGLPGFGVPVALVALVATAVLVLRRGR, from the coding sequence ATGCGGGTCTCCAGAGCCGTTTCGCTGCTGGCCGTCACGGTCCTCCTCTGTTCGCTCGCCGTCGGTCCCATTTTGTCCGTCGGTGCGAGTAGCCAGAGCGCCAACTTCTCGTCGGATACGCCCTCGGACAATCGGGGAGATGTGATTCCGATAACCGTTCACGCCTCCAAATCGGCGACCGTCAACATCTGGTCGCCGGGACACGGATTTTGGGTCCAAATCAACGTGACCGGGGGGACCACAACGCTCGACCTCAATACCTACCGGGCCGACGACCCGACCGAAGTCGTCTCGCTCGAAAAGGGTGGTATCAAGGGGTCACCGAAGGTCGCTCCGGCAGCGGGTCCGCTGCAACCCGGCGTCTACAACATGAACGTCACAGTAAACGGCGTCACGCAGGATATCAGTTCGTTCACGGTGGAAAAGCGTTCGACCGGGAACATGCGCACGTTCGTCCTTCCGGCGGCGACCGACGTCTCGACGTTCGAAACCCCGAAAGAACTGTTCAAAGCGGCGTCACCGGCGGAAAACGGGACGGTCGCGGAGGGCGACAAACTCGTGCTCGCGCTCAACGCGTCCGGCCTGTCTGGATTCCTGAAAAAGTCGATGCTCGACGGAAGCGATGAGAACGTCAGCATCCGTTTCCGTGAAACGAACGCCGAGCGGAACACCGTCCCGAACGAGTTCGACGGCGATACGGCGACGCGGTTGGTGATGGACGACGAGAACGACGTGCTCTATTTGGTCGTCGATACCGACGACCACGGAATCGAGGCGGGGGACAGGTACGAAGCGACGTTCGAAATCGGCGAGGAAAACGCGTTAGTTTCCAAACCGGAGCGAGCGACCACGAACGTCTCCGTCGAGAAACGCCGCGTCTCGCTCGATTACTCCGGTGACGTGCTTATCGTCGGGAAACATCCCACGATTGGTGGAACGACCAATCTCGCGCCGGGAACGACGGTCAACGTGACCGCGTACAAGGAGGGGTCCGGGTCGTTCTTCCAGCCGAAGACGCCGACGGTGACACAAGACCGGACGTTCGGTGCGACGTTCGATTTCGGCGGCGTCGAGCCGGGTACGTCGTTCTACGTCGAACTCCGCGACCAAGACACGACCGTTCCCGCCGTCGTCGCGTCGGCCCAGCCGCCGACGACAACGACGACCACGACGACCACGACGACGACCACCACTAACACGACCACAACGACCACCACGACCACAACGACCACAACGACGGCGACGAACGCGACGACGACCACGACGATGTCGCTTCCCTCCGTCGTGACAGAGCAGACCATCACCGCACAGTCGGTGTCCGAGGGCGGGCTGCCGGGATTCGGCGTTCCCGTCGCGCTCGTCGCGCTCGTGGCGACGGCCGTCCTCGTCCTCCGACGGGGCCGATAG
- a CDS encoding DUF5817 domain-containing protein — protein sequence MYSVVGCNGCSNLWIVDGRPETTQCPRCGKRRTFKKLKKFVETDDEDHAREMRASMLANRQGHGEAFAELDSFAEMDSQADSAGMDDEEFLDRSGVDTEAVSAAANRDSSQSASKSKKQVVLDALATLDRPTEAEVVGYADERGVSSDYVERALDKLARRGEVSESRGRYRRV from the coding sequence ATGTACAGCGTCGTGGGGTGTAACGGCTGTAGCAACCTGTGGATCGTCGACGGACGGCCCGAAACGACGCAGTGTCCGCGCTGTGGGAAACGCCGAACGTTCAAGAAGCTGAAGAAATTCGTCGAGACGGACGACGAGGATCACGCCCGCGAGATGCGCGCGTCCATGCTCGCCAACCGACAGGGCCACGGCGAGGCGTTCGCCGAACTCGACTCGTTCGCGGAGATGGATTCGCAAGCCGATTCGGCCGGAATGGACGACGAGGAGTTCCTCGACCGCTCCGGGGTCGATACCGAGGCGGTCAGCGCGGCCGCGAACCGCGATTCGAGCCAGAGCGCCAGCAAAAGCAAAAAACAGGTGGTTCTGGACGCGCTCGCAACCCTCGACAGGCCGACCGAAGCGGAAGTGGTCGGATACGCGGACGAGCGCGGGGTTTCGAGCGACTACGTGGAACGGGCACTCGACAAACTCGCTCGGCGCGGCGAGGTCAGCGAGAGTCGAGGACGCTACCGTCGCGTTTGA
- a CDS encoding NUDIX domain-containing protein produces the protein MAPQNDSLAWETLESGVAYSCPGFDVRNEDVRLPDGTETDFDYITEPESVVVLPFTEDGDVVIIEEWRQAVSRVSRGLPVGGVEPADDDLAAAARRELVEETGYEAARVSHLTTVEPANGFADSVHHYFVAYDCVPTGEQELDHNETIRPTTTTFDGLREEIADDGVYDGRTVLGVLYYELLGE, from the coding sequence ATGGCTCCCCAGAACGACTCCCTCGCGTGGGAGACGCTCGAATCAGGCGTCGCTTACTCGTGTCCGGGATTCGATGTCCGTAACGAAGACGTTCGACTGCCGGACGGCACCGAAACCGACTTCGACTACATCACGGAACCGGAGAGCGTGGTCGTCCTCCCCTTCACCGAAGACGGCGATGTCGTCATCATCGAGGAGTGGCGACAGGCGGTGTCGCGGGTTTCGCGGGGACTGCCGGTCGGCGGCGTCGAACCGGCCGACGACGATCTCGCGGCCGCGGCCCGGCGCGAACTCGTCGAGGAGACTGGCTACGAGGCGGCGCGGGTCAGCCACCTCACGACGGTCGAACCGGCGAACGGGTTCGCGGACAGCGTGCATCACTACTTCGTCGCGTACGACTGCGTGCCGACGGGCGAGCAGGAGTTGGACCACAACGAGACCATCCGACCGACGACGACGACCTTCGACGGCCTCCGCGAGGAAATCGCCGACGACGGCGTGTACGACGGTCGGACCGTGCTCGGCGTGCTCTACTACGAACTGCTCGGCGAATAG
- a CDS encoding restriction endonuclease — protein MIRHIPESEFPEFVAALWGKQGWQTTVTEKSGKSFVALQRDGAEGLIWTKPGTGNAVSGQELQQFVGICKKFGVNEGAVVTPGTFSEDAEKLGSQAGVQLVDGEKLRTIVEARELHDLVERFADGGGDEPDSDEDGFSLPISIPESVPLPDEVPRKAVTVVFVAILAIVAATVVAPMILGTGGTVQTNGGWNVTANSTAPTDATGALDVRWNAKRVSKLNPESGDDGVYKPDDGEEFLLVSMNVTNAGSDSLGLRPQAFALRSNGTLHGHQPLKNATGFQPSVLDGGESTSVWLVFSIDADAPNATIVTTGRLRRDHVRTEFSHDETLTVET, from the coding sequence ATGATACGACACATACCCGAGTCCGAATTTCCGGAGTTCGTCGCCGCCCTCTGGGGGAAACAGGGTTGGCAGACGACGGTGACGGAGAAATCCGGAAAGTCGTTCGTCGCCCTCCAACGCGACGGCGCGGAAGGGCTCATCTGGACCAAGCCGGGAACGGGGAACGCCGTTAGCGGACAGGAACTCCAGCAGTTCGTGGGAATCTGCAAGAAGTTCGGCGTCAACGAAGGTGCCGTGGTGACGCCGGGCACGTTCAGCGAGGACGCCGAGAAGCTCGGCTCACAGGCTGGCGTGCAGTTGGTGGACGGCGAGAAACTCCGGACCATCGTCGAGGCGCGCGAGCTCCACGACCTCGTGGAACGGTTCGCCGACGGCGGGGGCGACGAACCGGACTCCGACGAAGACGGCTTTTCCCTCCCGATTTCGATTCCGGAATCCGTTCCTCTTCCCGACGAGGTTCCGCGGAAAGCGGTGACCGTCGTCTTCGTCGCCATCCTCGCCATCGTGGCCGCGACGGTCGTCGCGCCGATGATCCTCGGCACCGGCGGTACGGTGCAGACGAACGGCGGATGGAACGTTACCGCGAACTCCACAGCCCCGACCGACGCGACAGGAGCGCTCGACGTGCGATGGAACGCGAAACGAGTCTCGAAGCTGAACCCGGAAAGCGGCGACGACGGTGTGTACAAGCCGGATGACGGTGAGGAGTTTCTGCTCGTTTCGATGAACGTCACGAACGCCGGGAGCGATTCGCTGGGTCTCAGACCACAGGCGTTCGCGCTCCGGTCGAACGGCACGCTTCACGGCCATCAGCCGCTCAAGAACGCGACCGGCTTTCAGCCGAGCGTCCTCGACGGCGGCGAATCGACGTCCGTGTGGCTCGTCTTCTCCATCGACGCCGACGCGCCGAACGCGACCATCGTTACGACGGGGCGGCTCCGACGTGACCACGTTCGAACCGAGTTCAGCCACGACGAGACGCTGACCGTCGAGACATAA